The following nucleotide sequence is from Brachyspira suanatina.
AATTATATATATTATTATTTTTTCATAGAACTAAAATTATGATATAAATTTTTTATATCATAATTTTTCTATTTTTTCTATACTAAGTCCTGTTAATTCGCTTATAAGATTTAAATCCATATTTTTATTTTTCATATTTCTAGCTAGAGAATATTTTTCTTGTTCTATACCTTTTTGTATTCCTTCTTCTATACCCTTTATACGCTCTTCATTAAGCATTAAAACATTAAAGTAATCTCTTTCATAATTACTGTAACCATTATATAAATCATTACTATTAACAAATTTATTATATTCTTCATATACTTCTTTCATTATAGGGTTTTTCTTTACTAATATTTCCATAGTATCCTCCAATTTATCTTTAGAATTTAAAAACTCAAACCAATCTGATAAACCTTTATACAATTTATTATTACTATTGAATTTTTTCAATTCAAGAAAGTGAATCTCTAAATGATTAGTTAATATATGATTGGTTTCAAGCTCTTTAATAAAGTAACAGCTATGAGGTTTATCTATACCTTTTATCAAATTAAAATCTAAAATATTAATACTTATTACGGGTGTTAAATCTGAATATATATCCTTAGATTTTAAATTTGTAAAATAATTTTTAGCCCAATAGTATAAACTTCTATATATAAATGATTGATTACCTATTCTTTGTATTTCTATTATTATAGTTTCGCCTGATTTCGTTTTTGCCTTAACATCTGCTATTGATTCTTTATAAAATACATTTTCTTTTAAATTAAAAGTATTCAAAACTTCTATATATTCAAAAGGCTCTTGATTAGAATCTATCCTAACAGAATTAATAAGATTTTTAAGTATATGCTCATGTCCCTCTTTGGCAAACATATAACGCATAAAATAATCATTAAGCACATTAAATTTTTTATTATTTGATCTCAATTCCATAAAATTATTATAATGAATTTTTATTCTTTGTCAAATAGTATCAATTAAATATATATTAACAAAATATATTTAGTTTATGAATATTCTAGTATTTAATTTTGACAAAAAAGTATATAATAATATTATGAACAAATATGCATCTCCAATATATCAATACAAAGGAAGAGTTAATTTAATAATCTCTTCAATATCAGCTTTAATAAATTTAACAGCATTACTAAATATAAACAATTTTAATTTAATAACATTCAATACAGTATATTTATTTAGCTTCTTTTCAGTATTTATGTTTATCAATTCCCGTACAGTTTATACTAACATTTTTAAAAATTACAAGAAAGAAATAAAAAATAAAACTATATTCTCTTTTATTGGTTTTGTTATATCATTAATCTTGTATATATTGATTACAAAAATTGTTTTTAATAAAATAGCAGTATCATTTAAATATGCTATTCTTCCTATTATGAATTTTATTTCCATAATACTAGCTAATACAGTATATTTTATATTAGAAAAACTTTTTATAAATAAAGATAAACATTTCTTTAATATTAAATGCATTTCAAATATATTATTAATATCATTTGCATATACATCAGTTTTTATAGCATTATATTTATTTTATGAATCTAAATACATTATTATTTTACTAAGTATATCAAACTCATTATTATCATCAGCAATACTATCAGTTTTTAATATAATGTCATCGAAGTTTATGAATCCTTGGAGCAGGTTTATATTTGTAAATGCTAGTTATATAATATCTTTTATTTTATCTTTAATAATATCTTCTATTTTAATAGCGATTTTCTTTACATTTACACTAAAAATATTTGTTTCTACTTTTATGATAATATTATTGTCATTTATAATTTCTATTTTATTAGCCCATTATATAAAAGCATATTCATATTTATAAATAGAACTCAAAATATAAATTTTTTATATCATAATTTTTCTATTTTTTCTATACTAAGTCCTGTTAATTCGCTTATAAGATTTAAATCCATATTTTTATTTTTCATATTTCTAGCTAGAGAATATTTTTCTTGTTCTATACCTTGTTCTATCCCTTCTTTAATACCTTCCTCTTTCCCTTCTACTCTTCCTAATCTTCTTTCCTCTTCCAGCATTATTTGATTGCCATATAAATATGCTTGTCTTTTATCATATTCGTTCATCATTAATCTGTCTTTTATAAAGTTATTATATCTTCTTTGTACTTCTTCCATTATAGGTTTCTCTTTTACTAATTCTGACATTATAACCTCCTTATTATCATTATCTTTCATAGTAAAAAATTTAAGCCAACAATTTAAATCATATTCTAATGAATCATATTTGAATTTTTTCAATTCTATTATATGTATTTGTAAATGGTCAGTAAGTAATCTTTTATTATTGGTGTCATAAATCATATAACAAGAATGTATAGAATCATTATCATCTAAATTAAAATTAAGCAAATTGATACTAATTACTGGAGTTAGAGCATCATATTTTTCTCCTTGTTTCAAAAGTTTACTATAATTAGAAGCCCAATAATATAATATTCTTTCTGGAAATCTTGAATTACCTTGTAATTGTATTTCTATAATAACAACTGTTCCATTTTGTGTAATACATTTTACATCTGCAATAGTTTCTTTATCTTCGTAATTCTCTTTATAGTTAAATGGTGTCAATATTTCTACAGATCTAAAAGTTTTCATTCCAGAATCAAGCATTATTGAATTAATAAAGTCTAATAATATTGCTTCACTGCCTTTATCGGAGAAAAGATATCTCACAAAGTAATCATTTAAAACATTAAAGTTATTATTTGATCTCAATTCCATAAAATCATTATAATGAATTTTTATTCTTTGTCAAATACTATATATTTTATTATTTGGCATATAAAACGAATAAATTCAAATTTGATTAAAGATTAAAAATATATTATACTAACCCTAAAATTTATAAACGGATAACTATAATGCAAGAAACATTTTTTGGAAGCGAAAAAGAAGAAAATCAAAAACTCACACCTATGATGAGGCAGTACAAAGAAATAAAAGATAAATATAGTGACAGTATACTTCTTTTTAGAATGGGAGATTTTTACGAAGTATTTTTTGATGATGCAAAAGTAGTATCCGATATATTGGGGCTTACACTTACAAAGAGAGCTAATGTTCCTATGGCAGGAGTTCCTTATCATGCTATAGACAATTATTTATCAAGATTAGTTAAATCTGGAATGAAGATTGCTATATGCGATCAAATGGAAGACCCAAAACTTGCAAAAGGTATAGTAAAAAGAGAGGTTACTCAGGTTATAACTCCGGGTACAATTTCAGAAAATAAATACCTTGAATCAAAAAGCAATAATTATTTAGCTTCTGTAATAGTATCAAAAAGTGAGAAAAATGCTGCTTTATCTATATGCGATATTTCTACAGGAGAACTTTATGCTACAGAAATAAATTCTAATTTAGAAAATCAAAATGAAGCTGTAAAAGAAATCATTAATGAGCTTACAGAAGAAATTATAAGATTCTCTCCTAAAGAGATTATGACTATAGAATCAGTTTCTGAAAGTGTCATTATAAAAGAAATTCAAAATAAATTTAATAATATATTCTACAGCACTACTCCAAATTATACCGCAGAATATTCTTATGCATATAAAACATTAACAAATCATTTTAAAACAGTATCATTAAAAAGTTTCGGTATAGAAGAAAAGCCTCTTTTAATATCCTTATTAGGATCAACTATATTCTATATACAGGAACTTTCAAAAACTTCTCTTGAACATATTTCAAATATTAAACTATATAATAGAAGAGATTCTATGACTTTGGATTATGCCACAATAGCAAGTTTGGAAATATTAGAAACTATAAGAAATGATAATAATAAAATGACATTATTTGACACCATAGACAGAACAAAAACTTCTATGGGAGCGAGATATTTAAAAAGAATAATCGTAGAACCACTATTAAATATAGAAGAAATAAATAAAAGACTTAATAATGTAGAGTTTTTCTATAAAAATCAAAAGTTTATGTATAAAATAAGAGATTTGCTTCAAGATATTGGAGATATAGAAAGACTAGCATCGAAATTGGCATTAGGAAGGATTAATCCTAAGGAATTAGTATCATTAAAAAGATTTTTAGTAGGTTCTCTTGAAGTTGTAACAGAACTTGCAATGAATAACTTTGAAGATGTGAACTTTGAGGAAGTTAATGATATAAAAATAATAACTGATTTAATAGAGCGTGCAATATTAGAGGATCCAAAAGTTGTTATAAATGAAGGCGACATTATAAAAGATGATTACGATGAAACATTAAAAAAATATAATGAAGCTAGAAGAGAAGGAAGGTCTTGGATAGCAGAACTTGAATATAATTACAAACAAGATACAGGAATAAACAATTTAAAAATAAGATATAATAATGTTATAGGTTATTATGTAGAAGTAACAAAATCAAATGTATCATCAGTTCCAAGCGATTTCATAAAAAGACAAACATTAATAGGAAGTGAAAGATACACTACAAGCAAATTAATGGAATATGAAACTATTATAAATGAAGCTAATGAAAAAAGTTATGCATTAGAATACAATATATTTATTGAGGTGAGAAATAAAACCAACGAATATTTAAACTCAATATTAAAAATGGCAAGAGTAATTTCTATAATAGATGTTTATTCTTCTCTTGCTTGTTTAGCTAAAGAAGACAATTACATAAAGCCAATAATAACAGATGACGGTATAATAGATATAAAAGACGGAAGACACCCAGTCGTAGAAGTTAATCTAAAAACAGAAAGTTTTATTCCTAATGATACATATTTAGATAATAAAAATGAACATATGCTTATAATTACAGGTCCTAATATGAGTGGTAAGAGTACATATTTAAGACAAACAGCTTTGATAGTATTGCTTGCTCAAATAGGTTCATTCGTTCCTGCATCAAGTGCAAAAATTTCTATAGTTGACCGTATATTTACTCGCGTTGGAGCTAGCGATAATATAGCAAGAGGAGAAAGTACATTCTTAGTAGAAATGAATGAAACAGCATATATTCTAAATCATTGTACAGATAAAAGTCTTGTTATAATGGACGAAATAGGACGAGGAACTTCAACTTATGACGGACTTTCTATTGCTTGGGCTATAGTGGAATATTTAGTTCATGAAGAAAACAAAAAAGCTAAAACTTTATTCGCCACACATTACCATGAACTTACTATGCTTGAAGATTTACAAGGAGTTAAAAACTATAAAGTATTAGTTGAAGAATATAAAGATGAAATAATATTCATGAAAAAAGTTACTGAAGGAGCTGCTAAATCTAGTTATGGTATATATGCTGCCAAAATAGCAGGTGCCCCTAATAAAGTTATAAAAAGAGCTACTGAAATATTAAAAAGATTAGAAGCTGATGCAAGTGTTCAGGTGGAAAATATAGAATTAAATAATCAAAAATCTAAAGATATACTTCCGCTTTATGAAGAACCTAAAATCATAGAAAAAGAAAGCGAAATAGAAAAAGAGATAAAAGATTTGAATATTAATATGATAACACCTCTTGATGCTATGAATTTAATTAATAAATGGAAGAACATGATATGAAAATATCATGTTAATTTCATTGATTTTTTCATAAATTCAATTTTAAGAGGTTGCAAGCCGAAATTATAGTATAATAATGAGGTGTACAATGACTGAACAATATTACTACAAATCAACAACTGAAAGAGAATTCGACTGCGTAAAAGATGATGAGAGATTGATAGAAACTTTGTCTGATAAAGGCTATACTGTTTATGCCATTGCACAAAAATCTAATCAATTAATACCATATCATGAACATCCTTCCGAAGAAATGGTAATAGTATTAAGCGGTAAAGTAAGATATATAGTAGAAGAAGAAATCGTGGATTTAGAAGAAGGTGATATTATAAGAGTAAGACCGCATTCTGTGCATTCCATGATAGGAATTTCTGAAAATGGAATATCTAATTTACTTTTAGTATTTATTTAATCTTTTATAAATTAATAGCAAAAAATAAATTTGTGTAATATAATCTAAAATTATGTTACATTAAAAATTTTCAGTATATACCTAAACAACTATATTTTGACAATTTTATTTTTTATATTGTTATTATTTTCGGGGACTAGCCCATGAACCCCCAGTTCTTTTACGACCGAAGGAAGTACTGTAAGTATTGGTATAAGGCACAGCCCGCCTCACGAAGTGTGCCTACGGCAGGCGAGAACCAAAATAACTACATTTTTAGTCCAAATTTAGGATATATCCTATATTTAATAAGTATTTTTCAAATATAAAGTTCTAGCAATTGAGTTTTCGCGAAGCGTGCCGACGAAGTCCACCTGCAGTGGTGGCAGCTACTTTGACGAAGTCCGACAAAAAAGTAGATAACATTTATATAAAGTGCATCGGCTGACAAACTTAAAAATATTTGGTATATACCAAATATATTTCAAATGTAAAAATTGAAATGGATTATTTTTAATATAAAAGTATTAATTAAAAAATTTAATACAAATACTAAATTACTTGAAATCTTTATAAAGCATACTAGGCTGAACATCAGTATTATTCTGGTATTTACTGCTTGTATACTCTTCATATTCTCCGTCTATTGTATGATAATAAAGCTGAGCTATTTCAACTCCGGGATATATTATTATAGGCTTTATACAGAAAATTTCTAAAGTCCAGTATCCTGCAAATCCAACATCACCAAAACCAGCAGTAATATGAATAAATATTCCAAGCCTTCCTATAGATGATCTACCCTCTATCATAGGAACAAATTTTTTAGTGTTGGTATACTCTAAAGTTCTTCCTAAATATAATTCATTAGGTTTTAATTCGTATCCAGATTCAGGTATTATTATTTCCTTTACACTATTAGGTTTTTTCATATCAAGAACATTATCTTTATATACTAAAAGTTTATTATGAAGTTTTACATTATAACTATTTGAATTTAATTGTTTTCTATTAAATGGTTCTATTATTATATCTTTTCCTAAATTTTTTTCTATTTCAAGCCCTGACAAAATCATCTATTTATTTTCCTGCAATTTATTTTAAATTATTTCGCTTTATTTTTCGGTATTATTATAGTATAATTTATTAAGTAAAATAAAATTATGGAGTTATTAAATGCTATCTATAAATTATAAAAACGTATTAGGATTTTTACAAGAGCATGAACTAGAATATTTTGCCGAAAAAGCTAAATATGCAAATGAACTTCTTGAAAACAAAAAAGGTGCTGGCAATGATTTTTTAGGATGGGTTAATTTACCAACAGAAGCTTTAAAAATGGTAAAAGAAATTGATGAATTAGCTAAAGAAATTAGAGAAAATGCTGAAGTTTTAGTATCTGTTGGTATAGGCGGATCTTATTTAGGAGCAAGAGCTGTTATAGAATCTTTTTTAAACCCTTTTGTTTCCGCTAAAAAAGGAAATACTCAAGTTATATATGCCGGTCATAATATGAACGGAGAATATTTCAAAAATTTATTAGATTATTTAGAAGGTAAAGATTTTTATATCAATGTAATATCTAAAAGCGGTACTACAACTGAACCTGCTATAGCATTCAGAGTATTAAAAGAATATGCTGAAAAAAGATACGGTAAAGATGAAGCTGCTAAAAGAATAATAGCTACTACAGATAAAGCTAAAGGAGCTTTAAAAACATTATCTACAGAAAATAAATATAGAACTTTTGTTATACCTGATGATGTAGGAGGAAGATATTCTGTACTTACACCTGTTGGATTAATTCCTATTGCTGTTGCAGGAATAAGCATTGAAGAGCTTATAAAAGGCTTTGATTCTATGGCTAAATTAACTAAAGAAATGGATTATAAGAAAAACCCTTCTATGTTATATGCTATACTTAGAAATATCCTTTATAGTAAAGGATTTAGTACTGAAATAATGGTTAACTATATACCTAGAATGCATTATATATCTGAATGGTGGAAGCAATTATACGGAGAAAGCGAAGGAAAAGATAAAAAAGGTATTTTCCCTGCTTCTGTTGATTTCTCTACTGATTTACACTCTTTAGGTCAATTCATACAGGATGGTAAAAGAGGATTATTTGAAACTGTTATAAGAGTTGATAAAGAAGATATCGATTTAACTATGAAAAAAGAAGCTTCTGATTTAGACGGACTTAATTATTTGGAAGGTAAAACTTTGCATGAAATAAATAAATCAGCATTAGAAGCTACTGTACTTGCCCATGTTGATGGAGGAGTACCAAATATTATAGTAGATATAGATAAAATTACTCCATTCACTATCGGAGAGCTTTTATACTTCTTTGAAAAATCTTGCGGTATATCTGGTCATTTACTTGGTGTTAATCCATTCGATCAGCCTGGTGTAGAAGCATACAAGAAAAACATGTTTGCTATGCTTGGTAAAAAAGGTTATGAAGAAATGGGTAAAACTTTGAGAGCAAGATTAGGTAAATAATTAATTAAAAATATTATTAATAAGGCTGATAATAAATAATACTTATTATCAGCTTTAATTTTATATATCTATTATTTTTTCCTGCAACAGAATATATAAAACCTTTTATCTGTTTCTTATCTATTACATCAAATCCATTTTTCAGCATTCGTTTATATATACTTTCTTTGTTTTCTGTGCGGCAATCTCCACTTTTCATAATATTAAATAAAATATTATTATCTATCCAAGCTGCAACTCCTCCTACTCCTGTATCTGATAATATATAAATTCATCATTTTTTAAGAACGCTGCAAACATCTTTCATAGCATCATCAGGATACGGATAATAATGAAACTCTGTATGCATGTTACTATATCAAAAGTATTATCATTAAAAGGAAGTTTGTTGGCAGTACCTAATATAAATTCAGTATCCTTTATATTTTTAGATTTAGAAATATTTATCATCTCTTCTGATAAATCAAGTCCATAAAATTCTGCGGTATCTTTATATTTTTTAGCATATTTATTAAGTAACATGTTCCACAACCTATATCTAAAAGTTTATTATAATCTATATTTTTTAAATATTCTGACACATAATTACATCTAATTTTTCCATACTTAGAATAATAAATAATATACTTTTTATATAAATACTAGCTTGCTTATTAAAATATTCTTTTGATAATTTTTTATAATCTTTCATAAATATTATCCTTGCATTTTAAATGTTAGCATAATCTAACATTTAAAATAATTAAATCAATAATAAACTTTTATTAATATTTTCATATATTTAATTATGTAAAAATAAATTATTTTTAAAAAAAGACATTATTTCATATTCTTTTTATAATACATTTATTTCTATTTATTGTATAAACTGTTTTATATATCAATAATTTTAAAGGAAAACATTATGAAAAAAATATTAATACTTTTTATTATTATGATATCTTTTATATCAATAATATCTTGCAATAATAAAGAAAAAAAACAAGCTAATAATTCTCAGCAAAATACTCAAAAAATAATAAAAACAGGAGAATGGGATATTAATCCTAAGCAAATAAATTCAATAGATGAAAATATTAAAACTATTTTTGATAATACTGTAAAAAATTTATTAGGTGTGAAAAGAGAATTAATGCTATATCTTGGAAACCAAACAGTAAATGGAGTCAATTATGCTTTTATTTGCCGAAGTGAAATAACATATCCTTCAGCATCTCCTTATTATGAGATAATTATATGCAATGTATCTCCTTCAAATGAAATATCTATAGTAAAATTAGAAAAGATAATAGAAAGCAGTCAAAGCAGTGTAGGAGGAATAGTATGCACTTCTTCTGATGAAGCTAAAATAAATATATCCAATTCTAAAGAAGCAAATGATATTATTAAAATATTCAAAAATGCAGTTAAAGATATAAAAGATACAAAATATACTCAAGAACTTTATATTGCAAATCAAGTAGTAAAAGGAATTAATTATTATTTCATAGCTAATGCTGAGCTTAATGACGGAACTCATTCAATAAAACTAGTAACTATAAATAATTTTATGGAATCAAGTGAAGTAATTGAAGTAAAAAATATTCTATAATACAGAGAAGTTAAGAATTATGTAAACTCATTGTAAAAAATATTATATATCAATTAACATAACAATGCAGGTTTATGATATCCTTAACCGATAATAACTTGTAAGAGGGTATCAACATGAAAAACATAAGATATAAATATTTATTTGTTATTTTATCGGTAGTATTCATTTCTACTTTAGAAAATTTATATGGCCAAATTGCTGTAAATACTTATTCTTTAGAAATTAATACTAACGATATAGAGATAGTAAAATATATAAATGGCTATCAAATTTACTTAAAGAAAAAGCCTAATGTATATGGATACAGAATCCAATTAAAAAGACAAGACGGGCTTAATTCTTATATTTATATTGATAACAGCGGTAATACTAATTCTATAATTAGAATAAGAGAAAGTGATTATCATTATAAAATTGGAGAAGTGTTTAAAGTATTTATTCCGCAAAATGTATATTTAGATAATAGAAATAATAATTCTTTATTTACTTTAAGGGATAATATTACTCTTATTTTAGAAGCTTATGATATTAATAATAATACTTTAATAAATAATGAAATAATATTAAAGGCAAATAATACTGAAGCTTCAACACCTACTATAACACTTAGAAATGTGGAAAAGGAAGGTGATCTATATGCATTTTATTTATACTATTCCGGAGGAGATAACGGAGAGTATGCATTTTATGTAAGAGAAGGAAAAACAAATACATCATATAAATTGATAGATACTTCTTATGGAAATACAGGAAATTACGATAGCAGCGGTATAATATTAGAAGATACTTTTAATAGAGTATTGGGTAAAAAACTTTATATAAAAGCATATTTTAAACAGCTTCCTGAAGATAGATATTTATCATTTAATGTATTCAATACACAAGGAGAGAGTTTCACTTATCCTATAGACTATGTTATAGAAACTACAAATGTAAAACAAGAAGTAACACCTCCTCAAATGCCTAGCGGAGGAAATGAAGGACCTGTAAAAATAAGACCTAGAGATAGAGTTATAGAAACTTCTACAAATACTATAATAGTAAAAAAAGATGCTGCTCCTCCTACTAAAGAAAGTAATGAGATAAAAATTTTATCATCTGCTAATATTGTTGAAAAACCTGTAATTAATGAAAAGTCTGCCGCAGAAGAGAATTTTAATTACAACTTGGAAGCTATGAATAATTTAAATAATGCCAGCAAATCATTCAATACACCTAATAATTACGTAAAAAATGCAGATGAATTGAGTGATAAATTTAAAAGCATTATTAAAAGATATAAAGATGAAGGAAGTATGGACTTAGTTATAGTACTAGACACAACAGAAAGTATGCATCCTTATTTGAAAACCATAAAAAGAGATATAAGAGGTATGGTTACAGAATTATTCGATGCTCATAAATATTCCAGAGTAGGTTTTTTACTTTATAGAGATGTTAAAGATACTTACCTTACAAAAAAGATAGACTTCAGCGATAATATTAACTTTATAAATAGAGAAGTTAACTATTTTTATGCTGCAGGAGGCGGAGATAAGGCAGAACCTATGTATGAAGCTTTACAGGAAGCATTAGAAACATTTGATTATATTAATCAAAAAAGATTGGTAATAGTATTAACAGATGCCCCTGCTAAAGTTATTGGAAGAGCTAATTTGGATTTAAATTTATCTACAGCTAAAACAAAAAATGTTACTGTAGAATTTATATTAGCATCAGAAATAGAAGAAGAGGAAGATTTTTCTGATGATTATTTATACTTTTTAAATTTCTAAATAACAAAATAAGTAATGTTGATAATAATGGATAAAGCCCTTATCTTATTATAGGTTTGGGCTTTCATTATATATGCGGATTATCAAATTTATTTAAAATTTTAATTTGATTTAATCTATATTCAATATTCAATTTTTTAAAAATCATATAAGTTAAAGAAGATACAGTGATTCCAATAAATACTCCGAATACTACATCACTAGGATAATGAACTACTAAATAAACTCTTGAAAAACCTATCAATAAAGCAATCAATATGGCTGCAAAACTATATCTTTTATTAAAATATAAAAAAATTGGAAAAAATACAGCAAATGATGCTGTAGTATGAGAAGACGGACAAGAAAATGAAGTTTCAATGTGCTTTCCAACAGCAATCCAATATTCATTATAAATAGGATCTGTAAAAGGACGTTCTCTTGCTATTAATGGTTTTAATATAATGGCGCCTATGAATATAGATATAAATAAACTTACAGCCATATTAATACCGCAAACTCTAGTTCTTTTTATAAATATCAATATAATTGTAAATATCATTAAAGGTATTGATTCACCTAAATATGTTATAGATGAAAAAAACAAATCAAATATTTTACAATTATTATGTAAACTATGAGCAAATTCTATTAAAGTTTTATCGAATATATTTATTATCTCCATTAGAATTCCTATAATTAATTTTTCTATAAAACAGTTATATCGTAAATATGTGATAAATATTTATTCCTTTTAATAATGATCTATATAAAAATATGAAAGGAATTATATTTTCCTTCCCTATTCTAATTTTATATAACTACATATTTTTATTTTCTTTATATTATATTAAAAATATTGAATTTAGTACTATTCATCATTTTTTAGAAGTTCTTCAAATTTAGCT
It contains:
- a CDS encoding phosphatase PAP2 family protein, which translates into the protein MEIINIFDKTLIEFAHSLHNNCKIFDLFFSSITYLGESIPLMIFTIILIFIKRTRVCGINMAVSLFISIFIGAIILKPLIARERPFTDPIYNEYWIAVGKHIETSFSCPSSHTTASFAVFFPIFLYFNKRYSFAAILIALLIGFSRVYLVVHYPSDVVFGVFIGITVSSLTYMIFKKLNIEYRLNQIKILNKFDNPHI